Proteins encoded by one window of Sphingosinicella sp. BN140058:
- a CDS encoding DUF3606 domain-containing protein, giving the protein MSDDKSKRGGQVRARVSGEETYEVDYFARKHGLHRAQAEDLIQRFGNSREVLDREAKKLKTEA; this is encoded by the coding sequence ATGTCCGACGACAAGAGCAAGCGCGGCGGCCAGGTTCGCGCCCGCGTGTCCGGCGAGGAAACCTACGAAGTCGACTATTTCGCCCGCAAGCACGGCCTCCATCGCGCCCAGGCCGAAGACTTGATCCAGCGCTTCGGCAACAGCCGCGAAGTCCTCGACCGCGAAGCGAAGAAGCTGAAGACGGAGGCGTAA